A single genomic interval of Zunongwangia sp. HGR-M22 harbors:
- the proB gene encoding glutamate 5-kinase, with the protein METKKKRIVVKVGTNVMTNKDNRILGPILKHLVEQISELYEEDIMTVLVSSGSAIAGKEILGEINIKEPSKRRQVYSSVGQPRMMRHYYSIFHDYGMRCAQVLATKRDFSPGIHRENMINCYESLLSEGIIPIANEDDAVSVTMSMFSDNDELASLVAELIGADSLIILSDTDGLYTGHPDDDDSEKLNKVQVDQNVEKYVQESGKGEGEGRGGMESKIKIAKETASKNITTYIANGKRPNVILDIVKGKPVGTKFTS; encoded by the coding sequence ATGGAAACTAAAAAGAAAAGAATTGTCGTAAAAGTTGGTACTAATGTTATGACCAATAAAGACAATAGAATTCTGGGACCAATACTTAAACATTTAGTAGAACAAATCTCAGAGTTATACGAAGAAGATATTATGACGGTTTTAGTATCTTCAGGTTCAGCTATTGCAGGTAAAGAAATCTTGGGAGAAATTAATATCAAAGAACCTTCAAAAAGAAGACAAGTATACTCTTCAGTAGGGCAACCAAGAATGATGAGACATTACTATAGTATTTTTCATGACTACGGAATGCGTTGCGCCCAAGTACTTGCCACTAAAAGAGATTTTAGCCCAGGGATTCATAGAGAAAATATGATTAACTGTTACGAATCTTTACTTTCTGAAGGAATAATACCGATTGCGAACGAAGATGATGCCGTATCAGTCACCATGTCGATGTTTTCTGATAATGATGAACTAGCTAGTCTTGTAGCTGAACTTATTGGTGCAGATTCTCTTATCATTTTAAGTGATACAGATGGGCTTTATACTGGACATCCAGATGATGACGATTCTGAAAAACTCAATAAAGTCCAGGTAGATCAAAATGTTGAAAAATACGTTCAGGAATCTGGTAAAGGTGAAGGTGAAGGTCGTGGAGGAATGGAGTCTAAAATTAAGATTGCAAAAGAAACAGCCTCTAAAAATATCACTACATATAT
- the proC gene encoding pyrroline-5-carboxylate reductase translates to MRQRSQTKLKNIKMKVLVIGAGNMGLTYAEGMAKSSLLNRRNLMIFDKSAEVITDLSKVDHFDVFDKIDHCLPQADIVFLAVKPYHTEELFKEISPMVNDEQIFVSLMAGVTIKTIQNGLGIKKVVRSMPNLPAQVGKGVTSYTAAKEVSRVELLMVRNLLDTTGESIKVKNENFIDASTGISGSGPAYVFYFMGSMLEAALKMGFSENDSKVLVSQTFEGAVELFNQHDLSPDTWMERVASKGGTTRAALDSMDDNNVKELIKEAAYAAFNRAVELGEE, encoded by the coding sequence ATGCGACAGAGGTCGCAAACAAAATTGAAAAACATAAAAATGAAAGTATTAGTTATTGGAGCAGGAAATATGGGACTCACTTACGCCGAAGGAATGGCGAAAAGCAGTCTGCTAAATCGAAGAAATCTTATGATTTTCGATAAATCTGCCGAAGTTATTACCGACTTAAGTAAAGTAGACCATTTTGATGTTTTCGATAAAATAGACCATTGCTTACCGCAAGCAGATATTGTATTTTTAGCTGTAAAACCATATCATACCGAAGAGCTTTTCAAAGAAATAAGCCCTATGGTTAATGACGAACAAATTTTTGTTTCCTTAATGGCAGGTGTTACCATTAAAACCATACAAAATGGCTTAGGCATCAAGAAAGTTGTTAGATCTATGCCTAATCTTCCAGCACAAGTTGGTAAAGGAGTTACTTCTTACACCGCTGCGAAGGAAGTTTCTAGAGTAGAACTTTTAATGGTTAGAAATTTGTTGGATACCACTGGCGAATCTATAAAAGTTAAAAACGAAAATTTCATAGATGCCTCTACAGGTATTAGTGGTAGTGGACCAGCATACGTATTCTATTTTATGGGATCTATGCTTGAAGCAGCTTTAAAAATGGGATTCTCTGAAAATGATAGTAAAGTTTTGGTTAGCCAGACTTTTGAAGGTGCAGTAGAACTTTTTAATCAGCACGATCTTTCGCCAGATACTTGGATGGAAAGAGTAGCCTCTAAGGGTGGAACTACAAGAGCAGCTTTAGACTCGATGGACGATAATAATGTGAAAGAATTAATTAAAGAAGCGGCATACGCAGCCTTCAATCGTGCTGTAGAACTTGGCGAAGAGTAA